The Marmota flaviventris isolate mMarFla1 chromosome 5, mMarFla1.hap1, whole genome shotgun sequence genome includes the window gaattgaaaatttccttcttttaagaaatatttagtgACTGCACATCACCTTGATCCATTACTGTTAGCTCCACCCagttccccctctctctctccctgtcttggAATAAAACTTTTTGAAGAAGTTTGATACATGTGCTATCTTCACTTCCCACCTCCCATTCACTTCTCCACTATGCTTTCCTCTCCATTTGACTATGAAAATGAACAACTTCCACAGAACAACctataaatgtaataaattttgACTATAAAAATTTAGATAtcacaaatatttggaaaaagaaaacaatagccaCAACAGCCATATATGACATGGTTtggcatatattatttttaaatttttttaaaaaaattgtttctttttagttatacatgacagtagaattaattttgataaaactatGCAAGCATGGAataatcttattctaattaggaccctatTCTTGAGGATGCACACTATGGTGGAATTCAAtatgctatattcatatatgtacataggaaaattattatgGATTTgttccactatctttccttttctattcccccatcccttcccttcattcccctttgtctaatccaatgaacttctttaattcccctcccctgcctcctttGTTATGAGTTAGCATCCAAATATTAGAGAGAAtgttcaacctttggtttttcgGTGTTGGCTTATTTGACTtctcatgatagtctccagttccatccatttactggcaaatgccataatttcattcttatttatggatgAGTGATATTCCCACTgagtataaataccacattttctttatccattcacctgtttaagggcacctaggttggttccatagcttagcaaaTATGAATTGAGTTGTTATCAACATTAATGTAGCTGTgacactgtagtatgctgattttaaatcctttagatATACACTAAGAATTAGAATACCTggatcaaatggtgtttccacttctagttttttgaggaattgccatactgctttccagagtagttgcaccaatttgcagtctcaccaaaattttttttagtgcacattttccccaacatccttgtcaacatttattgttatttgttttcttaataatgcccattctgaatggagtgtgatgaaatatcagtgtagttttaatttgcatttctctaattgctatgtgtgttgaatattttttttcatatattagttgaccatttgtatttcttcttctgtgaagtgtctgttccattccttagcccatttattgatttttttcttttttggtttttttgagctctttatatatcctggaaattaatgtccTATTTGAGGTGCagatgacaaagattttctcccattctgtaggcccttttttcacattcttggtttctttactgtgaagaagcttttcggTTTGATGAATTCCAGTTTATTGATTATTAACTTTATTCCTTGTGATTTAGGAGTCATTGAGAAAGTCATTTCCTAAGCCAACATAGTGAAGAGttggccctattttttttttttttttgcagcatttGCAGGGTTTCTGGtgtaatttctaggtctttgatccactttgagttgagtttcatgcaaggtgagagataggggttaaaatTTCATTCTGcctcatatggatttccagtttttgcagcaccatttgttgaggaggctattgtttctccaatatatgtttttggtacctttgtctagtatgaagtAATTgtgtttttgtgggtttgtctctgtgccttccattctgttccattgatcttcttgtctgttttggtgtcagtaTCAGgctgttttattattatagttctgtagtataatttgaggtctggtattgtgatgccttctgcttcacttttctccctCAGGATTGCTTTGACCATTAttggcctcttattttttcagatgaatttcatggccactttttctatatctataaagaatgtcattggaatttttatggggattgcattgaatctgtatagtgctttcaCTATATGGTCGTTTTGACagtattgattctgcctatccaagaacatgggaggtctttccatcttctaaggtcttcctaaatttctttctttagtgttctgttcttttcattgcagaggtcctTTACTCCTTTTGATAGAttccccaatattttatttttttgaggctattgtgaatgggataattttcctaatttctctttcagtggattcatcactgatgtatagtaATGCATTTGATATCTGggagttgattttatatcctgttactttgctaaatttatttattagttccagaagttttgagtgtaatatttttgtattttataaatataggatcatgttgttggcaaataatgatagttggagttcttcttttcctattaacactcctttaatttcttttatctgtctaattgctctggctagagtttcaagactaagttgaatagaagtagtgaaagagagcatccatgtcttgttcctaTTTTTAGTGAGAATGCTTTCATTTTGTCTCTGGTTAGAATGACGTTGGACTTGGGTTATTTCTtctatccctatttttttctagtgttttaaacatgaatggatgctgtattttgtcacaCGCTCtttctgcacctattgagatAACACATGATTCTTTTCTTGAAGCCTATTCATGTGATGAATTCCATTAATTGATTGCTGtatgaaccaaccctgcatccctgggatgaaaccagttgattatggtgcactatcttttaaatgtgtttttatatgggatttgccaggattttattaggaatttttgcatctatgttcattaaggatattggtctgaagttttctttccttgatgtgtctttgtctagagtttaatatgctttttaaaatttttacctattctttccttttttatgtattttaattaaaatgccttacactattttttcaatttttattataaatgttaactCCTATTAATTGTACAAATCAATGGATTTCACTGCAACATTTCCATAGATACACATATGACATTTTAATCATATCCCGCTTCCCCACtactccttcttccctccccatccTCTCCAGTCCTTAATAgttcctcttctactttcaggtcatattttctttctttcttttcttcttcttttaattttccacATATACTGAAAACAtgctacttgtctttctgtgtctggtttatttcatttagcatgatgacctccagttccatccattttcctgcaaatgaaatgatttcattctttaggaCTGAACAACATTCTATCATAAAtgtttactatattttaaaaaaattcattcaccTTTAATGAGCACCTAGGCTGATTATGAAATGTTAATATTGTAAACAGTGCCACAATAAAGATAggtatgcaggtatctctttaGTGTGCTGATTTCATTTTGGGGGGGTGTATACCCTGGAGTGGTATAGCTGAATTGTatggtagttctagttttagtttttgtgaGAAACCTCTGTACCTTTTTTTCCCATAGTGGTTATATACTTTATCTAAggattcctttttctccatattatttctagcatttttttttctttcgatAATAGCCTTGCTGACTGGGGTGAGGTGGAccctcagtatagttttgatttgcatttccctgatggctaaagatgttaaGCATTTTCCCCCATATTATTATTGtctatttgtacttcttttgagaagtgtctgttcagactGCTTTTAAACTGGATTAGAGTTCTTTTGATGTTTTTTGTCctttgtgtattctggatattaactctCCGTCAGATAAATAACAAATTAAGGTTCTCTCCTACTCTGTAgtctgtctcttcactctgttgattgtttcctttgctgtgcggaacctttttaatttgatgtaattgCATTTGTCAATTCTTGCCTTTATTTCCTGAACTATTTCTTGAGTTCAAGATAGGGAATTGTTGCCTGTGCTTGTATCTTAAGGTGTTTTTCCTATGCTTTCCTCTAGTGGCCTTGCAGTTTCAGATCTTATGttaggtttttgatccattttcattaatttttgtacAGGATGAGAAATGGGGATCTAGTTTCAACCTACTAAGGATGGATATTCACTTTCCCCAATatcacttgttgaagaggctatcttttttccaacaCAAGGTTTGGacatctttgtcaagaatcatATTGCTGTATATGTGAGAGTTTATTTCTGGGTTGTCCATTTTATTCCATTGGCTGTGCCTATTTTTATGCcaattccatgctgtttttgttactatggctctgcagtatattttgaaatccagGAATTGTGATGCTTTcagccttattctttttttttttttgctaaggattgctttggctatttgggatcTGTTGTGGTTCCAAATaaactttagaatttttttttttttagttttgtgaataatgacattgatattttaatgagtgtttcattgaatctgtagattactttggtagtatggccactGTAGCAATGTTATTTCTCCTAATCCATAatcatgggaggtctttccatcttctaatgcctactttgatttctttcttcagtgttttaccATTTTCACTGTAGAAATTTTTCACTTCCTTGGATAGGTTTACTCCTAGGTACTTTATGTTTTTGAGGCATTCCAAATGATATTgacttcctgatttctttctcagaggtTTCATTGTGAAACagcattcttttttgttttttaatctttcacttctatttattttttgattttccCCAATTTCCTTAAGCTGTttagcttcttttttaaatttattttttaaaattttaatttgttatatatacaaTTCTTACCTAACTATATAGTTCTATAGTCTACTATTTCTAGCTAATAttatatgataattttttttttgtttgggcTGAATTTTGTTGCAAGCAGACCAGCTCAAAACAATGACCATTTATTCTATTCAAGACAAgatcaagctgggcatggtagtgcatgactataattccagcaattggaaggctaaggcaagaggattgcaaatttagagccatcctcagcaacaatgagaccctaagtaacttaatgagatcccatctataaataaataaataaataaataaataaataggctggggatgtggctcagtggttaatttcccctgggttcaatcctgtaTACAAAAGATTGCATCAGGTAGGTGGTGGCTCTTCTACCAAGCATTTCTATGCAACAGGTACTTTTCAAGACTTTTCTTGATTGAGCACTCTAATGATGGACTCTGTAGAActttattcttcttaaaaatttttctttctttgtttctaagATTTCAACTTACTTTGTTCTCCTACTCCTCCAGTACAATCCTCAAATTCCTGTCATGAGTCCTTCCTTTGCTTTCCCGCAGAACTCTATTTTTTGGCACTTTCCACTCTCCATATTTTCCTTGTATAGCTCTATCTGAAACAATGACACTAATATCTATGCaaccagtttttgtttttcctttttaactccAACCTGAATATCCCCTAACTTACTAATATCTCCACCTCAATGAACCAGAGACATTCAAGTTGGAATGTCTACATTAATCCATGTTGTACTGTCCCAGATTTGTTCTTCCACCCATTTCCTTTATCTAAATTCATGGCACCAAGACCACTGATCCCAGAAATCTAGGAAACACACTAGGTGTCTTCTTCAGAGTCTGACTTCATTCATCAAGACCACCGACACTACATTAATTGATCCTTTTACCATGTATGACCTTGCCTTAATTCATCCCTATTCTGAATCTGTCTTTAACACTGACATTACAAAGTGGGAGCCCATGGTTTTGGGGCGATGCAGAGCGGCTGATGGCGGCCTCTGCAATGGTGTCCGGGTGTCGGGCAGAGGTGGCCGCAGCGCAAGAATTTAACGCTCTCAGAAGTATACTGTGGAACCAAAGAAGGCAAAACCACCAAGGGTCATCTGAAATTGTACTTGGCTCACTGATAATCCCCGGACAAAATTAGAGATCACTACTCAAGCATAAGCTGACCCCCCAGTGTTCCTAAGACTGCTACAAAGATGTTTGACATAAAGGCTTGGGCTGAGTATATTGTGGAATGGGCTGCAAAAGACCCATATGGGTTCCTTACAACAGTTATTTTGGCCCTTACTCCACTGTTCCTAGCAAGTGCTGTACTGTCCTGGAAATTGGCCAAGATGATTGAAGCCAGGGAGaaggaacaaaagaagaaacaaaaacgtCAAGAGAATATTGCAAAAGCTAAACGACTCAAAAAGGACTGAAGGAATGTATAGGCTCTGCAACCAGagaaaaatcatttggaaaattatGCAGCTTTGGAAGGACTCACTAAGGTTTCTTTGGATTTCATGATAGTATTATTTAGAATGAAATCTGATCATGTAGAAGAATCATGTTTTGACCTCCATACTGTAGTTTTAGGCTTGGGTACCGAAGTTTGTAGGTATCTACTGGCAGTTATAAATAAGCATacatacaggttgagcatccctaatcagAAAATCTCAAACTTggaatgctccaaaatccaaattttttttGTGCACaaacatgatgccacaagtggaaaattgcAGTCAAAACACAAGtatgctaaaaatatataaaaataccacataaaattactttcaggctatacgaaacaaatgaattttgtgtttagactaaGGTTCTGTCCTCAACACATCTCatcatgtatatgcaaatatttcaaaatctgaaaaaaatcaaacacttctggtcccagacatttcagataagggatacccAACTTGCAATACAAATTCTTCATAGGTGATTAAGTTATTTGACATTTTGCAGCTTTTGTACTGAAATGATTATGGAGAAATGAGTTTAGATTGTGAACTTTATTCAAATAGTGGCTTAAAATGGGATCCTGTTCTGAACAAAATATGTTAAGAATATAAGACAAATTATCCTTTCTGAGGTGAAAAGTTTGTTCTTAAAGGAGATACAGTATATTAATCACATCTTTTATCATTATTGCTTATTCCTTGGAATGTACTCATTTTTGgatttctcaaagtaaaatagtATTAATGAGTATACAagtctgttttcttcattttttttcctgattttagcCTTTAAGACAACTGGCAATTATCAAgacattctcatttttaaaacctaattttataaagaattttcttGATTATGTAGAATACTGTCTTCTGGTTATAACAGTCTTTGTACTTATGAACATTGCCATTTTCTTAAGAGATGTGTTGTTGAGAAGAATGACACTATGATTTAAAGCTTGTAGTAAAAAGGCCAAATACTGTAGTATCTTggaaccattttatttttgtgttatataAAACAGTGAAACAGTTAAAAAGTTTTATCAGGTAATTTGTTGGTTATATAGATGGCACTTTTGGTTTTATTCCATTCTTTAACTCATAGGTAGTGATGTCCTGTACTTTTTGATCCAAAAAGTTTGAGgtaaaaattgaaatttcatattttttaatagagTTAACAGCTAAGCCATAACTTCTTCAATGGTAAGAAAGGCTTAAAATTTGGGAAGATTTTGTCGGGTATAGTAATAATTgtacaaatagaataaaattgtatTCAAAATGAGAATAGTGTAATTCAAAGTACAGAGCTAAAGGATCTCTCCTTAAGTAGTATAACTGGAACTTTGACTATTAAACATGGCTTTTCTAAATGCATGGTCCAGtaattttattcattgtatttaATAGCTTATTAATGTTTCTGCACCTCTGAGAATGAATATTAAGTAATTGTCCAACAgctctcattttaaaatgaaaccagataatgaaataaatttgatacttttataagaaaaaaaaaacactgacatTACAATGATTTTTACCCCTAATATTCTAATCCttgatttaaaaacttaaatgtttcTCATTTCTTGAAAAAAGTCCCCGTTCCTGGGTAACATGTCAGTCTTTTCACAGTGTGGCTGGACCACCTTtctggtttcatttctttctgcCTTAGATCTCCTGTCTTCCCTCCAGCTCCCTTTCTGTTCTCACCAAAGTAGGCATCTTTCCCCATCTGCCGCCTTTATTTTGTGGTTCCCTCTTGGAGGAATGTACCTTCCCTGTGGTGGGTAACCTCGTGGGCTGCAAGGCCCAGTTCCAATGCTTTGCTTCACCAGGGGAGACAAGTGTCTTCCCTCTGTGTTCCCTTATCACTTTGTGTACCCTCTTCTTCATTTGCCTGGCTCTTCCTATGGGAAGCAAAGGGAATGGCCATCAAATGGACCCACTGAATCCTGTTTTGCAGATGTCTTCAAGAAAAGGTTTCTACAGAATATTTGAAAAGTTTCATGTCTGCTACTGACTTAACCAATGCAggttgttaaaaaaaagtaaatgctcTTATAACTTAAAGCATAGAAAAGAAACTGAACTCGATAATGTAGCTCAGTATCaaactttttaataatataataatagagGGACCTAAATTCAATATGATTTAGCTTACTTAAAAATtatagcaatttagcaagataaaAGATGGgattatatatgtgaatgcacTTTGTAATCTATTCTCTATAGGGCATTCTGGTATTTTGACACAGCCTGATACATTgttcagatattattttatttaatcatgatGTTCATAGACACTGGATATTTCTGCAGCCTGTTGTTTTCCCAGTTAGTAACTCGGCTCAAATGTGGGTTATGATATATAAGATGTGAGACAGTTCACATTCTCTCTATTTTactcatttcttctctttatacTTTGAAATATCAGTTTCACAAGAGCATTGTTTGGGTTTGTTTAATCCTTGCTACATCCTCACTGGAATATTAACTGGCATACCGTGGGGATTCAATAAATACTAGATGAAAGAATGACTAAATGGTGATTTGAAACAGATGGAAACAATGAAAGATCtgataaacctaaaaaaaaaaatcccaatagtGCAATAGTGTCCAAAAAAACAGAGCTCAATTTCCATGTTACAAAAAAAGAGGAGTTTCAAAAAGTTCTATGCTTGATAATGATTCAACTACACtaggatgttaaaaaaaataccttaataGGTTAAAGTTTAGAAAAGAAACAGAACTAGAGAAGGTAGCCAAGTATTTGACCTTTTATATTTTACCACAGAGCAACCTAAATAGGATACAACTTAAACCTAGATTGAAATCAAGCCAGAGGGAAATCCATCTTGGCGCCCTCAGAGGCTCCACTCACTTGTGCATGGGAGGCCATGGGGGCCCATTTTTCCATTATGTACCGGAAAAGCATGAAGATTTTGTCAGACAGTCGGTTGGCATCCATTCTGGGATAGGGGAAGTCTTTCCAGTGGTTGACATACTTGTAAATGGCCTTGCTGAACTTCTCAAgggctgcatttttaaaaaaagaatccacaTAGAATAGGCATAGTCAGTGcattttcaatttgtattttccattttagttTATTAGGACATAACCCCATCATAAGTCAAAGAATTTCTGTATTCCAAATGGGGATTTATAATACAAGTCCAGAATTcaagacaacagaaaaaaaaagggaatccACTTCAACTCAAGGGACCGTTTTGCAGCCAATTTAAGAAAGTATAAGTGCaaattaaacagaataaaaatataaccacagagaaaaatataagaaagggaaGAACTATgatgattaacaaatatattataGTTTATATACAATCTTACAACTgcacaaaataaacatataaaaagtgTTCAGTCAAGTTagtaaaatacaaattgaaacgGTATGAGACATGACAACACACCATACagaattgatattatttaatatagtCAATGCCAAAGATTGATTGGTCTGAGGTGTAGCTGGTATTCTTACTTATTACTGGTGAGAGTTGAATTGGTATAAACACTTTGGAAAACTCTTTGGCACTATATATCAAAGGTGAATATGCATTCTAGATGACCCATCAATTCTAATCTGCAGATGAagtcattttatatgtatataaaataaaaaatacatataccaaatatatatatatatatataccaataaATATACAGGGCACTATAAGAGTGTATGGTCGAAATTTCTGCCAAGAGCTGGTGAGCGCTCATGATCATTGTCGAGGAAATGTGATTGAAGAAGGATGCTAGGAGAAGAGGAGGCTGTACAGAACAGTATACAAATGAGTCTGGGTGGTCATGAAGACTCAGGTTGAATGCCACCTGTACATGTCACTGAGTATGTCACTGCCTTAGGAAAACTGATTAATTTTCATGATCTTAAAGTTCTCATCTGCACAATGGGATGATGGGACCATTGATGATGTTGCAGAATTGTCGTGAGGACTGAGAGAACCGGCTGCAGAGGGCCTTCCACAATGggaggcactcaataaatggcaCCCATTAGTATTAGAAAAGGCAATAGAGTAGAAGGGAAAATAAGACTTGTGTTCAATTGGTAAAGACTGGTTGTAGTTCATCTTAAGCCAAAAGGAAATC containing:
- the LOC114093464 gene encoding small integral membrane protein 15; amino-acid sequence: MFDIKAWAEYIVEWAAKDPYGFLTTVILALTPLFLASAVLSWKLAKMIEAREKEQKKKQKRQENIAKAKRLKKD